AACGACTCTCTTCGCGCTCTCGCTCTcccgcacacacgcacaccagcACAGAATTGCGCACACAGTCCAACGCAACGCAACGCATACACATTTATCCGCCCGTTTGGATTTGGAAGCACAGTGAGAAGGTAAGGCAGAGACggcaattcaattcaattcattcGTTGTTGGTACGAGCGGCGCGCGAACCAACCTCATATATTGTATTTTCCGCATTCGCATTGATACGATACCATACTGTGTGCTGTGTACTGTGTACTGTATAGCATATATACCATACCACACCAACAAAACACAAGCGATACGATACGATACAATAAACTCAGCGTATGCAGCgctgtttgtttattttttacaagctaAATACAAACGACAAAACAAATCCGCAAAGCCGCCCGCGTTTCGCGTTTTCCcaaccaaaaaacaaataaaatcaaacaacaaATAAGCGAAAAAGGCctagacaaaaaaaaaagaagtacaAAAAACAAcgtgcattgtgaaattcttAAATTTTCGAATTTCATTTCGAAGTTTTGCCTTGTGCCGTGTTCCTTTTTTTCCTGGTAACGTGCATCATACATTCGCATTTGTGTCCgtacatgcatacatacatgcaaTAATCAATACAATACGACGTACAACAAACTGCGTAGAACAGTattaagaaaaagaaaacagacaAAAAACTGGCTTAAGACTCGACTCCAATTTGCGTTGGTGTGCGtattacatacatacgtacttgtgctaaaactaaatatatatgctTTAACCATTTAGGACTAAAAGTGAAAGATATAGAACGGAAATCCCAGTATAAAGCCAATCAACGATTGAAACATTCGGACTAGATCCGAAATCTCACAGTTATGGAACACTTTCATCAAATACAGGTAAGCTTGTGTGCAGGTATACGGCGTTTTATTtaaaacacacacgcacgcacacacatacacacatttATATACACTCATGGCACAACACACATACAATCATGGGCGCGTTTATGTATAGGTTGCCGCGTTTTAATCATTTTCCCGCCAAACGACAAtgtataattaataaaaagcCAGGCacctatttatttattatttatttggatATTTCGGCACCTGATTGCCTTTTCTCAGCCGCAGTGGAAACTTTTTGTGAATATATATGCTGCATACATACttacatacgtatgtacatgCATGCGCTTGTACATCCATTGCGTCtcgcttttgtttttagttaTTAAGTAAATCGGCATGTAACTAAATGCAAAAAGTGTACGCCTATGTATGTGCAAGTATGCATACAAACAAAAAAGCGACGCTGTACAatcaaaattgtattttgcGTGCGCATCCAAGTCCGCCATTTTTCTTATTAGtttgtataaatatacaaatatgtatatttataccAAGAATCGTGAATGCCTTGATGTAAACGGTAAACCGCACTGCTTTTCGTTTCTTATGAAATATGCTGCCAAAATGCGATGCACGTTTGTTTGCATGCCTATTgctttacatacatacatacaatgtGCAAAAAATAAGGAGAATATGATgtacataaaataaaaatacatacacatataaaaACCTGTATATGAAAAGACCCAAATCACAGGCTTGCGTAATCCGAAATTGGCTATATTTTTATCCATGTGTGCATAAAATACAAATGAATGTATGTGCAAATACATGgctatgcaaatatttatgcgcACATGTATATTTATGTGCTTACATATGTATTCACAAGTAAAACGGCTCTCTAATAAACacttattattttatttttatatttttttttggcagttGTAGTAAGTGTATTTAGCTTTTTCACAATTGGCAAGCTGATAGGGTCTATTTTCGGCAAAAAGAATGGGTTCATTCATGTTTTGTAACTGTGGCGCCCTGGTTTTGCACTTTAAGCCCtggaatcggaatcgaaatGAAGACAATCCAATCCGATTCACAAAACGGAACCGGTGCTACTCGCTCTGCTTCTTCTTGCCCCAACAGTAGTTCCACTTTCTTGCCCGATTCATGTAAAAGCTTTCTATCTATGGGTTAACAGCTGGCGCTATAATTACTATTActttgtaaacaaaacaagctAGATTATTGACATTGGAAACAAGATAATTCACTTTGGATAGGATTTAGTATTATAGTGTGTTATTGACATCAATTTATCGGTATCTGTAGATAACGAGTAtctacatatttatttacatggaaagtaaataaaaagGATAACGCCCCAGTTCCGACAGATACTTTTAGAATCTATTAATGATGAATGGAGGATTTTAGAATGCTGTTTAAGCATTTTGCTTTGGGCAACAATATTTTTCacacttaataaataatttaaagaatCCCAGCTTAGTTTACTAAAGTTAAGTTTACCAGTGTAAAAactgttaaatattttaacaaaTCAGCAAAGTGTAAACTGAATGTAGAGAAAATCGCTGCATTCGGTATTTAGTCATTTTTTAAACAAGCAAGCAAGTAATCAACAAAAACATCAGGCACTCATTAAACCGCATTACTCACAACAAAAACGCACAGTTTTCACTTTCGTTAGTATTAAGGACTATCTTAGTGGTTAGTGCGATGCCAGACATCGGGAGTCAAGCCAAATGATTGTAGTGTATTGTTGTAGCCCAATCGACTGGCATCGCACTAATAATGCTAATGAACACCCATCAACCAACTATTGATCAGCAAACAATTCAACACTATCAGCAGCAATTGGCTGctcagcaacaacaacaagtacaacagcaacagttgcAACAACACCAGGTGGTCGTCCAGCAAAATCAGCAGCAGGCGCACCAGAACAGCTCGAATACCACAGCCGGCGTGGGCACCCAACAGCTGTTCACATACAAAATGGCCAGCAGTTTTCCGAATCCGGCCACGACGATGGCCCAAGTGGTGGCCACATCGAACGCAGCCGGCACCACGGGCTATGATTATCGCCTAAATATGGCACaggcagccgcagcagcagccgtACCCGGCTCCCAGTGGTGGTACTCGGCCGCCAATCAGGGCCAGGTCGATGCCAATACAGCGGCGCAActgcagcaccagcagcagcaacagcagcagcaacaacaacagcagcagcaacagcaccagcagcaacaacagatgcaacagcagcagcagcaacagaatgTCATCAATTCGGCGGTAAGTTGCATATGCCACTTGCTTCCATTAGCCAGCAGCTAATCCCaatcccattcccattcccgttCTCGATCGCATTCGATCCAACAGAGCCCCATGATCAGAGGCAAGGCCGATGCCAAGCCCAGAGGCCGAATGACCGCCTACGCATACTTTGTACAAACTTGCAGAGAGGAGCACAAAAAGAAGCATCCCGATGAGACGGTGATATTCGCCGAATTCTCGCGGAAGTGCGCCGAACGGTGGAAGGTAAGTAAATGAGTAGATCAGATAACGTAAGGACTCCTTGTTTTAAAGTGGATTGCCATCTATCCCATTCGTCTAGACAATGGTGGACAAGGAGAAGAAGCGCTTCCACGAAATGGCCGAGAAGGACAAGCAGCGATATGAGGCGGAAATGCAGAACTATGTGCCGCCCAAGGGAGCGGTCGTGGGACGCGGCAAGAAGAGGAAACAGATCAAGGACCCCAATGCTCCAAAACGTTCATTGTGAGTTCGTAGCAAAGTCAATTATCATATTATAAACTATAGTGCATACAAACCAATGTGACTGCAAGAGATAATGAAGCGAATCAGATCAATAATGATGACTTACTATGCTCTATTCTGCCGCTCCGCGTTTAGGTCTGCGTTCTTCTGGTTCTGCAATGACGAGAGAAATAAGGTGAAGGCACTTAATCCCGAGTTCGGAGTGGGCGACATCGCCAAAGAGCTGGGACGAAAGTGGTCCGATGTGGATCCCGAGGTCAAGCAGAAGTACGAGTCGATGGCCGAGCGGGACAAGGCTCGATATGAACGCGTAAGTtttagatacatatatatatctatatataagTATACCCGATTGACATGTGGACCTTTGCCTTCAATAGGAGATGACCGAGTACAAGACGAGCGGGAAAATAGCCATGTCCGCACCGTCGATGCAGGCGTCGATGCAGGCGCAGGCACAGAAAGCCGCGTTACTTGCCGCCgctgcccagcagcagcaccagcagctgGAAGAGCAgcacgacgacgacgacggcgatggagatgacgacgagAACCAATAGGTTTAGCAGTAAATACTCTTCACTATTTATACACACGATCGTTGTCGCGATGGAGGAAAGAAACATGATAACGTTGGTTGATCTATTATCAGGTTGGCCAATGTGTGttgaatataaatttatatatataagggTGTGCCCGCTTTAGAGGTTTCGCTTTCCGGTAACAGAACCCCGTCACAATATGTTCAGAATCGTCTGGAAAAGCTAATATCGATCgtatttttaacaaataacttaaaaatcaTGGTGGAAtggttattattttttttgtattctttTTAAGCAGCCAAGAGAAGTGCATAATAGAGCTCTTGTGAATCTCTtacttacttttttttttgcattcatatttagcatattttgtatcggaaatatttttgtacCAATGTCCAACTAAAAAAAATCCAACTATCACAGAAATCTCTTGAACTTTCAGTAGAGGTTTTCATAGTTAACCGAAGAGAGGTGAAACCATTGTTCCTAGTGCATTTCGAAAGAAGAACGAAATCTTGCGGAGATTCTGTGAAATTTGAGGATTTTTTCGAGCGATTTTCAAGCCAGCCGTGGGCAAAAAATGTCTGCAGAAGATTTCTGTGATGGAAAAACCAAAGCATAAATTGTTTTGATTCATTTATTTTCTTCGTGACAATTTGATGATTACCTGGAAGTGGAATCTCTAAGAAAATCACCTATTATGTATATGtaaatgcatatatataaataatatataatttttttttttaacataagTAATCAAATTTCCATGAATTATGAAGATAAATCACAAAGAAACCTTTTATAAGTTCTATGTTAAGATGAATACGATTAAGTATGGTTAGATTAAAATGACACTCAACTGTCTGCGAACCTTATTTGTGCTTCAGTGCTAAGTTTCTCCCTAAAGTAATAAGCagaattattttataaattgaaGAAATTCATCATGATGTCATTCGTTCTCAGCAACTATGAAGGTTACCACtacatttataaatattggTACATATTTCCCATTTATTAAAGTTAGATTCACCATAATGAAACTACAATTAATGCGTTCGAGTTTATATGTTCCCTCCCCACACACGAAACAAACTCAATGAAACGTGATAATGTGAAAAATACTTAACTCAGTGGCGGGTGATATCTCGatctatttatttttgccgctcacacacaaaaaaatgcatttcattCAACACACTCTCCTCCACTCATTAACATATTTACCAGTTCAGTTTGCGATTCGTGTAGCCCCAGATCCAGATCCTTGGAGATAATTGGGTTCGTCCTCATTTGTAAATACACACATCAACTATATAATAGCCACGATCATAAGATACGGAAAGTTAGTCTTGGTTGGTTCGGTGCACTTCGGGATGAGGAGCAACCGCAACGCTGTCGTCGGGCATTGCAACACAATTGTTGTTGACCTGGCTGGCCATGTACATACTATTTGAAGTATTATTTAGATGAGACTACGTAGAGATTAACGAGAACCGAGAGCAAATAACGACATAGAAGCCTAATATTAGAGTAGATTTCAGCGGGACTGCAAAGTAATGTAAATTGCGTAGAAACCTTGAGTATAGACTAGTTTTTGAAGACTAGTTTCTCCCAAAAATGTTCCAGGcacagaaacagaaacggaAACAGAAAGTGCTTATGCAGATGTAAAGGGAGACGTTCCTCCGGCCTTTGATGGATATGGAGATGGAGACCATTGGCTGCGACGGTTGGAAGCATGTCTTCCTTTAGATCGCCTGTGTAAGCTGAGTAGTAGTGGTTAGATTATAACGTGATAGGAGGGGAGCTGAAATTATAACCAGGGATGCGTCCGATGGTCAGTTAACCAGGACGCCTCTAGATGTACGCCTAACTTCGCTCTCGCCACGTTATGAGTGCGAGATATGTATATGCatgtaattatatatatatatatataaatataaataaacatatacatatatatattttttagcatGATTTCTATAGAGAATAACTCGCCACCGAGATTATATTCATAGAAGTGTGTCTAGGTTAAACCTTTAAATCCTAATTTTCAACAATTCGACGGTAATCCATACCctatattaataaattactATGAAAATTCCAGTTCCCTGTGCGCTTTGTTATAAGAACTAAACTATTATGAAATAAACTTTTAGAAATGagattcttttttttttttagatggAATGATGATGATTGATGTGTTCTTCAAAACCATTTGTCTTAAATCTTTAGTTTTTGATTTACGCTTGGTACATACGTAATAGATGAAGAACTTTTATGTTACAAATCCCAATAATGAACAGCTTTAGCTTTTATATTTGATAGACACAACAACACTCGGTGGGAATC
The Drosophila mauritiana strain mau12 chromosome X, ASM438214v1, whole genome shotgun sequence DNA segment above includes these coding regions:
- the LOC117146699 gene encoding high mobility group protein DSP1 isoform X2; amino-acid sequence: MEHFHQIQQTIQHYQQQLAAQQQQQVQQQQLQQHQVVVQQNQQQAHQNSSNTTAGVGTQQLFTYKMASSFPNPATTMAQVVATSNAAGTTGYDYRLNMAQAAAAAAVPGSQWWYSAANQGQVDANTAAQLQHQQQQQQQQQQQQQQQHQQQQQMQQQQQQQNVINSASPMIRGKADAKPRGRMTAYAYFVQTCREEHKKKHPDETVIFAEFSRKCAERWKTMVDKEKKRFHEMAEKDKQRYEAEMQNYVPPKGAVVGRGKKRKQIKDPNAPKRSLSAFFWFCNDERNKVKALNPEFGVGDIAKELGRKWSDVDPEVKQKYESMAERDKARYEREMTEYKTSGKIAMSAPSMQASMQAQAQKAALLAAAAQQQHQQLEEQHDDDDGDGDDDENQ
- the LOC117146699 gene encoding high mobility group protein DSP1 isoform X4, whose translation is MEHFHQIQQLAAQQQQQVQQQQLQQHQVVVQQNQQQAHQNSSNTTAGVGTQQLFTYKMASSFPNPATTMAQVVATSNAAGTTGYDYRLNMAQAAAAAAVPGSQWWYSAANQGQVDANTAAQLQHQQQQQQQQQQQQQQQHQQQQQMQQQQQQQNVINSASPMIRGKADAKPRGRMTAYAYFVQTCREEHKKKHPDETVIFAEFSRKCAERWKTMVDKEKKRFHEMAEKDKQRYEAEMQNYVPPKGAVVGRGKKRKQIKDPNAPKRSLSAFFWFCNDERNKVKALNPEFGVGDIAKELGRKWSDVDPEVKQKYESMAERDKARYEREMTEYKTSGKIAMSAPSMQASMQAQAQKAALLAAAAQQQHQQLEEQHDDDDGDGDDDENQ
- the LOC117146699 gene encoding high mobility group protein DSP1 isoform X3, which translates into the protein MEHFHQIQQQLAAQQQQQVQQQQLQQHQVVVQQNQQQAHQNSSNTTAGVGTQQLFTYKMASSFPNPATTMAQVVATSNAAGTTGYDYRLNMAQAAAAAAVPGSQWWYSAANQGQVDANTAAQLQHQQQQQQQQQQQQQQQHQQQQQMQQQQQQQNVINSASPMIRGKADAKPRGRMTAYAYFVQTCREEHKKKHPDETVIFAEFSRKCAERWKTMVDKEKKRFHEMAEKDKQRYEAEMQNYVPPKGAVVGRGKKRKQIKDPNAPKRSLSAFFWFCNDERNKVKALNPEFGVGDIAKELGRKWSDVDPEVKQKYESMAERDKARYEREMTEYKTSGKIAMSAPSMQASMQAQAQKAALLAAAAQQQHQQLEEQHDDDDGDGDDDENQ
- the LOC117146699 gene encoding high mobility group protein DSP1 isoform X1; this translates as MLMNTHQPTIDQQTIQHYQQQLAAQQQQQVQQQQLQQHQVVVQQNQQQAHQNSSNTTAGVGTQQLFTYKMASSFPNPATTMAQVVATSNAAGTTGYDYRLNMAQAAAAAAVPGSQWWYSAANQGQVDANTAAQLQHQQQQQQQQQQQQQQQHQQQQQMQQQQQQQNVINSASPMIRGKADAKPRGRMTAYAYFVQTCREEHKKKHPDETVIFAEFSRKCAERWKTMVDKEKKRFHEMAEKDKQRYEAEMQNYVPPKGAVVGRGKKRKQIKDPNAPKRSLSAFFWFCNDERNKVKALNPEFGVGDIAKELGRKWSDVDPEVKQKYESMAERDKARYEREMTEYKTSGKIAMSAPSMQASMQAQAQKAALLAAAAQQQHQQLEEQHDDDDGDGDDDENQ